AGCTGTGAAGTCACCAAACCGATTAATCCCTTTACGCTCACCAAGCGCCTTCAACAGAGCCtagacacacacaaacaaagaACAAATACTCAGTAGTTTCATTACATAACAACCATTGCTGGCAGGTTTTAACTAGTAAATGTCACTAACTTACAGTTCCAATGGCAAGAGCTATATCTTCGTTAGTGTGATGATCATCGATATGAACATCACCAGTAGCTCTTACGTGCACATCAAATAACCCATGTGAAGCAAGTTGCTAACCAAGCAAGTGAAAAGACAAACATTACTCAAAATGGTTCAAATAATGAATCAAACATGATCCTTTCATTGAAACTGTCGGGCTAAGATCTGTTCCAAGGGGAGATTCAAATCATTACAGAACACAAAAGATACAAGGAAGAAAGGATACATCTAACATATGGTCAAGGAAAGGGATTCCAGTGGAGCTATCTGCAACTCCAGTGCCATCCAAATTGATCTTCACTGACACATTAGTCTCCTTTGTTACTCTCTTAACTTCTCCAATGCGAGCTGATCGCATAAAAAGACGATTTTAagtgagccaaaaaaaaaaacttgatgatACCATCATCAGGAGTTCAATGAAGAAATGAGATTCCATCTCAAGCTATATATAGTCTCAAAGCTGACCTGATTCGATTAAGGAAGAAGAATTAGCCTGAGAAAGGTTACTGCTTGGTGAAGAAGCGCAGGAAATAGATTGGCGAGGCTGAGACTGAGATTGAGACTCCATCCGCAAAAATCGAGGAAGCGAAGAAGAAGCGATCGACGCCTTCTGAGAGGGCGAAACCATAAATCCGAGGTTAGGTCGCACAAGCTGAGCGGAAGATTGACTAAACATGGCGGACGCAGACGACAGACAGCGGAAGGAaccacagagagagagagagagctttgtATGCCTTTCTTGTTCGAATC
This region of Brassica napus cultivar Da-Ae chromosome C5, Da-Ae, whole genome shotgun sequence genomic DNA includes:
- the LOC125587714 gene encoding imidazoleglycerol-phosphate dehydratase 1, chloroplastic-like, with translation MGAEVSSFEGFEQERHTKLSLSLCGSFRCLSSASAMFSQSSAQLVRPNLGFMVSPSQKASIASSSLPRFLRMESQSQSQPRQSISCASSPSSNLSQANSSSLIESARIGEVKRVTKETNVSVKINLDGTGVADSSTGIPFLDHMLDQLASHGLFDVHVRATGDVHIDDHHTNEDIALAIGTALLKALGERKGINRFGDFTAPLDEALIHVSLDLSGRPYLGFNVKIPTQRVGNYETQLVEHFFQSLVNTSGMTLHIRQLAGENSHHIIEATFKAFARALRQATENDPRRGGTIPSSKGVLSRS